The DNA region ACCAGAAGAGCTTCAGCCCTGCCGGGACTCTATCTCTCAAATGGTCGATAATCTGGCAGATAAACTCCACCAGGCCGGGAAGATAACAGGTGACAACAGCCCCCGCCAGAAAAGCTCGACTCCCTCTAATCTGTCCCACGTCCTTGGACAGAAGTGGGACATAGTCTACCCCGCCAATAAGTCGTTGATTTTTCATATTGCTCGCCATATGCAGTACTAGTTATCTGTTTCAAAGTATTGATTGCAAGACATGCACAAAATGTAATTTTCGACAAAATATGCAATTTATGTTTTTGACTACACATTTATACAGCAATTAATGAAAGTAGTGTTGATATCATTTCTTTCTTGTATATCTGTTCCTTAATATGTTAGTTTGCATTATATCAACCTTTTCTTAACCCTCCCCTCCTTAATAGTGGAAAACAAAGCTACAAAAGATGGCAAAAACATAACCTGTCTATAATCTTTATCCTCTCAGTGTCCTTCATCTTACTTATTGTTTCAGTATTatcatcaatttaaattttcattgcagaaaaatttgAAGAATATGGGTTGTTCCAAAGACTTACCAAACTGGAAGAAGCATACCCTGGATCAAATATACTTCTgtttaaatcacaaaaaatgcCAAAAGTATAAAGCTCTCATGCAACATCTTAGATAAGGTAAAACGTTAATTGTATTTAGGGTGATAATTTTGACGATTAATATAATATATCTTCATTTCAGTCGTTCCAAAACTTATGGTGCAATGAAAGATTGCTCAACATCATGGAGCAGATTCTTGGACCGGAAGTGGCGGGGCATCCTGTGTGGAACTTGCGCACCAAAACTCCAAACAGTCGAGCGGTGGACATCCCTTGGCATCAAGgtaaaaaatcaataagaatCAAAGCAACCATGTGGTACGTTAATATCattcttaaatgaaaattaaagtaaatctttcatgttttaaaccaaatatatttaaaacattaacttgTTTCAGATAGTGCGTATTTCAGCAATGAATCTTACGACCATATGATAGCGACAGCTTGGATACCATTTCTAGACGCCACGGAGGAAAACGGCTGTatgcaggtacatgtactatactTATACAAGCGTTCAGAAGtttcaaaacaatgtaatttgtaaaaacaaaaaacaagttTCTGTCCATTATTGACGCACGAGTAGATATTCATTTACAATAAGCTGAATGAAAACGGGGAGAAAAGCCAAGGCAAGCAATGGTGATCTTTCAAATTGTTACTCAGAAATTCATTCTCCTTTTATCTAGTTCATGTAattgaaataacaaaaattgCATGTAGGTTGCGAGAAATGGACATAGGAAGGGTAAGGTTGCTACCCACCAATGCTGCGCTGGTCCTACTTGGTATGTTATGCTGGAGGAAGAGGAAATGAAGAAAACATTGGGTATGAAAAAAAACAGCAAGATAGtaaaacatgtaaattgaaTGTATAAGACACGTTGAAGAGGCATCTTCTTTGGTTACTTTCTATAGATGTTGACATTGAAAAGGATATCGTGACACTGCCCATTAAATACGGCGGGTTTCTGCTTTTCAACAATATTACACCTCATAGAAGGTAAACAGttgagtttgttttttaatcatgttaacAAGAAAGtgtgttttcatgaaaaaaaaatactccatGGAATTTAATCTTCAACATATTTGCTGCAGCTTAATGAATTACTCCAATGAAATTCGATGGAGTGTAGACTTACGCTGGCAGTCTCCCAAGCATCACTGGGGATTTTACGACATCGGAGAAGGAGTCCTCTTCCGGTCTGCCGAAAAGGAAATTAAGGAACCCGACTGGGAGAAGTTCTTTTCAGTTGACAGGAAAGAAATAtggcagaaaaaatattttgcacagGTAATGGAATTGTTCGGCCATGATGTGTGTTTGTCCTTGGTACGTTATAATTAATATCAACGTGCATTTTTTGCTCCAAGTCAacgtcatttacaaaaaaaggaGAAGCTATTGtaattatactctgtcccgagtttttgcttccaccactttttgcttgatatttcaataatagtaaatacctttgtgctcaaactatgttcatccactaatataaaaaatgtccagattatctgttttgaaacgccccctctaccgcttcaggtttcaatacacatcccgaaattgaaagtctacggagattttgcattgcaacagccattaataagcccggatgataacgttaaaaaattgcgcgatgtattccgagtgtattccgaatgaagaaaagatgtaaacatcccccattataaatctccttaaggaatctgttttcgttcctgtgaatttttctgagtgaaaagggataattgttcaatgaagatatcttggatatattcccttttaacgatttcaactgtatttctttcacaggtatgtgtaattttattgaaaatcatcAAAAGCACATATTTGCTTTTTTAATTCAACCTATAAAATCTGGTATAAAATCTCTAGGACCCGTTTAGGGGTTGGGGTTATGATTTATCcttgtattttgttttcattttgcaaataatgacattattaatgaatataaatatgcTTCGAGCttatttgatataaacaaaGATGCTCATTGGTATTGTATCTCGACTATGATACTGTGCTATATCTACAACAAAGCTTATCCCTTTTCAGCTTTTTTACAGAAACCTTTATTGAAAGAATGCATATCGACGTCAGTCGAGTTATGTTgatacttttgatatttttgggaAGGGTATACAGCTGTATGAGGGATTGGAGTAATTATACATTCGACAAGTACATGTTCAGTTTGAAATATGTAATGAAAATTGATTGTATCTTTGATTTCACTTGTTCATGATACcggtaaataaatttttttctgatttaataaaataaatataacactCAATTACACTGTCTGCAAACCTTAAAATtgtccagaattttttttaaatctttaccATTTTGAACTGAATTCCCGACCTTGAATATAACTTGctataaaataattgtaatcAAACATGTAGAAATTTGACACTTGTATAAGTGTTCTGATTTATATACGAGATATATCTTGGtaccaatttaatttttttctatattggCTATGATATTCTTAAACACGGAACATTTAAAGTAGggaaatgtatttatatgtaaataaattggTGATCATTTTATCCTTagaaaaaacttattttaaaacgaacacaattaaagaatttttttttttttttttttttttttttttacaaaagtatcttttttaattattgtacaGAAGGACGAGATGGATCCGTTTGACACTACAATCACGGGGCCGTGGATTGGTCGATGGGAAGTCGTCAACCACAACAAACACACAGACGCATTCAAGCCTGGGTAGGCGGCAAGTACAGCCTTCCTGTCGCCAGTCTGCACCGCAGATTATGTGACAATTTACGCGTAACACCATGTACTTTATATTGCATGTAATGTGAAAAAATGTCATTAAGAATAAATCTAATCTATGCATGGATGAAATTATAAGGCTTCAATTATACAAGGtcataaatgaaatgaaagctAGAAATTATGGACTGATATGGAAACAAGATGTATGAGGAACTgaactttttttattaatataatgttTTTGGCTTATTTAGTAACTATAATATTGACTGACATCTGATGACGCAGTGGTAATCGGGACAGTT from Crassostrea angulata isolate pt1a10 chromosome 7, ASM2561291v2, whole genome shotgun sequence includes:
- the LOC128155531 gene encoding probable alpha-ketoglutarate-dependent hypophosphite dioxygenase — translated: MSTNKKRKVSGEKPQRFPGEVDDVHPLPFITMPPQPKEKKPGQLSEKQLKQYFDEGYTVVEDFFTPEELQPCRDSISQMVDNLADKLHQAGKITEKFEEYGLFQRLTKLEEAYPGSNILLFKSQKMPKSFQNLWCNERLLNIMEQILGPEVAGHPVWNLRTKTPNSRAVDIPWHQDSAYFSNESYDHMIATAWIPFLDATEENGCMQVARNGHRKGKVATHQCCAGPTWYVMLEEEEMKKTLDVDIEKDIVTLPIKYGGFLLFNNITPHRSLMNYSNEIRWSVDLRWQSPKHHWGFYDIGEGVLFRSAEKEIKEPDWEKFFSVDRKEIWQKKYFAQKDEMDPFDTTITGPWIGRWEVVNHNKHTDAFKPG